Below is a genomic region from Miscanthus floridulus cultivar M001 chromosome 1, ASM1932011v1, whole genome shotgun sequence.
ATGCACAGTGTTTTAATCGGCTCTAACAGACAACGCAGACGGAGCCTGCATTTTGGGTATGAGGCTATCCGGGACGCTTATTTGTGTCCTCTTTCTCGAAGATGCAAAGTCTTCCGCGGCAACGAGGTGAGCGCCAACGGGCACCGATGACGCGCGCTCCTCTCCGGGCTCGGGGCTGGGGCTCGGTCCGCCGACGCGGTGGCCGTCCACCGGGCCAAGTACTGCAGCGCGGCGGCGGAGGCATGGCCGCTGCTGCGACGCGCGCGGGGCGGCGCTCACCGGATCTGTgcgcagggagggagggaggccgtGCAGGGGGATCTCGCCGGCGAGGCGGGCCCGACGACAACGGCGAGGCGGGCCCGACGACGACAGCGAGGCGGGGAGGGAGGCGGGCGGCGCTCGCCGGATCTGCAcgcagggagggagggaggccgtGCAGGGGGGATCTCGCCGGCGAGGCGGGCCCGAGGACGACGGCAAGGCGGGGAGGGAGGCGGGCGGAACTCGCTGGGGAGGGAAGTGGGCGGAGCTTGGCGGGGAGGGAGGCGGGCGGCGCTCGCCGGATCTACgcgcagggagggagggaggctgtGCAGGGGGGGATCTCGCCGGCGAGGCGGgcccgacgacgacgaggaggcggGCGGCGCTCGCCGGATCTGCGCGCAGGGAGGGAAGGAGAGGCCGTGCAGGGGAGGGAGCTCGCCGGCGATGCAggcccgacgacgacggcgaggcggggATGGATGCGGGCTGTTGGAGAAGGAATGTTTTGGGTAGCTGACTTTTTTACTGTGCCGAACTCAAATCTGGGTATAGGTCACTGATTTAGGGATCGGctgttggagatagtgttaggctAAGGGAAATGCACTCAGGCATGATTGTGTGACACGCGAAAgtaaatgcatatgcatgcagACGAACATTGAATCTTCGAATGACACACATTTGAAATTTGCAGAGTCGCTCGAGATCTCTGCAGCAATTTTGGAGCCCATAATaagggaaaaaaataaaaagaaatcaaATCATCAGACAACTCACGGTACGGAGTCACAGATCCATCAACTATTACAATAGGGACGGAGCGCCGCATTTTTTTTGTGTGTTCTTGGCTAGGAACACAACGGATCAAGCAAGAACTAATAATAAATCAATAAATGGATGGTATCATCAAGCATGCTGAACGGCCGGCCGGCTGGCCCCGCGATCCATGCCATGCCTGGTCGTCACATCTTGGCGGTGGCGAAGGAGGCGGAGGACCCGGACCGGTCGTAGTAGTACTCGGGGATCGCCTGCGGCGGGCGGGCGAAGGAGCGGTTGGCCTCCTCgaggtcctcctcctcgtcgtagtCGCCGTCGTCCTCGGCGGTGTGGAGGTGGATGCAGGAGCAGCGCTCCAGGGACGCGAAGAAGGCCGACGCCACGCCGGTGGCCACCCACATCGCGTACCCCTCCATGTTCCCGTACGACAGGATGCCGCCGTTGGCGTTGATGCCGTTCATGGCTGCCGGCCGAGGGAGAGCGGAGACGAGGCGGTGGACGATCGGTCGGTCGGTTGGTTTGGTTTGCCTTCGGTTTCAGACCCGTCTCTGTGTGGGTTGTTGGTGTTCCGATTTTTTTAGACAAAAGACAACGATGGTTGTTCCGAAATTAGGAGAGTTATAGCctggttgtgacttgtgagccatATACAAGTGCCCAAAGGAGTTAACAGAGAGAAAAGATGGTGATGTCCCTGAAAAGTGGGCGTCCTCACCAACTCACCAGGCATAATTGCTTAGTGATGCACAAGACAGCGCAAGAGATGTTTGTTCTTCGACATGCTGCATCGCTGCTGATTGGAAGATGGTGGTCCTAGCAGATGCAATGAAGCAGCATCCCTGAGTGGCAAATAGATCAACTTATTAGTTAGCTAGGTCTCTTTTTTTTCTGGAATATGCAAAAGGTCTGTGCATCTTTGTATTAAGTAGGAAATAGTTTTTACGCGACACGCTATTCAATAGCGCACTAATTAAGGAGGAAAAGAATGTTTACATTATGGCATAGCCTCCTTAGCAAAGGGGTCCTTTGACGACTACTAATGAACCAGACAACCTAGCTTAGgtctaaggccatgtttagttccggCCGGATTCGGCGACGCCGGAAACCCAGAGCACTGTAgcacactgtagcatttcgtttgtatttggtaataattgtccaatcgttgactaattaggctcaaaacgttcgtcttgcaaagtacaaccaaactgtgcaattagtttttgatttcgtcaacatttagtattccatgcatgtaccgcaagtttgatgtgacgggaaatcttctttttgcatagtgccaaattcagaaATTTGGGGAACTAAACATGACCTAAATGGATGCAACGTTTAGTTGCTCCCGCATGTATCTTTCTGTTAGCTGGTATTGTTTTGGCTAGTTAAACTATGGTGAAACCCCATGTGTTAGTCACGAGTGCTCACAAATTACCATTTCAAAGCCTCGTTGTAGGTCCACTAATTAAACAGAACGAACAGGTTCCACGATGAATAACACAGAATCTGTTCAATCCGTTTACTGCGACTGCAACACTCTGGGCGTTCGACGAATCTAGTGTAAACAAAAACTAAATAAAAGAATCAATCTTGCTCATCTTGACCCGTTACTCGACTATACCCATCTTAGAGCAAAGGGGACAACAATCATTTTTTATTCATTTTGGATAGCTATAAGATGGAGGTGCATCATAAGAAACTTATTGTTCATATCAAGTACTCAACTATGGGGTTGTTTGGTTTCTCGCATGCCCCAGCCTGCACCGCACCGGCCGAGACAGGCCCTCACTGCTCAGGCTGCCGCCATGCAAACGCCCACCGTTTGGTTGCCTGCGCGCATGCAGCTTGGCCGAACAGAGAAGGTGATTGGTTGCTTGGACGCATGAGTTGGCCTTGCACCGCTCCTCTCTGCTCTCATGCAGCGCGTGCGCTCGCGCCGGCCTAGCTCGGCAGAAACGCCCGATGCCTGCGTTTCCAGCGGGCCTGGCTGGGAGGAGCATCTTGCTTCGCCGCCGGGGCCTGGCTCGACTACTGGCGCAGGCAACCAAACACGGAGAAGTCGCGTGCGGAGATCCTGGCCGGACcggaaccagccaaccaaacagccCCTATATCTATACTCCCGTACATTCCAAGTAAGTTTAGGAAAGCAGTATGATAGAGAAAATACCATACTATCCTTTATTAACCAGAGTAGTTGCACACTGATCGATGATTGTTCCAATAACACACAAACAATAGTATTTACTACACACATCTAACTACATAAACTCAATATTAAAATTGAGAGACGGGAGGGGTGCAATAAACACAGAGACTTCGAGAAAATAAATAGCCCGATAAACCATTCAGTCTCTAAAAGATTGATTTATTTGGAAACAATTTTTTAAGCTGAAATCTATTTTTTCGGAACAGATGGAATATCTTTTTTGAAATAAATTTTTAGCTTCTCGGCATAAAAATTAGGAAAAGTTATTTAAAACGTATTTTTAGTTTTTAATtcatttaaaaaaatcaaaagccAACTCAATAGTTAGGTTGTTTGTTTTACCTTCTGATTTCAGCTTCAAAGTTCTCAAAATCCAACTCAACCGCCCACTTGCATcgaacggaagggagaaagaaccAGAACTCGTCCGAAAATAGACCGGGGTGGGTGCTCCCAAATGGTCGCGGCGCCTCGAGTCTCACGTGGGCCCCGTGGGGCCTCCCGCCAAGTCAGGAGAACAGGGACACCGTGGCACGGATAAGCCGATAAGATAGCGGGCGGGGAGAGCTCGGTCCGACTCTGCCTCATCGCCACcctctcttctccctccccttccccttcACCTCACACAGGTCAAGCCAGCCACACCGCAACCGCATTGGCATGGCATCGTCGTCCTGCCTCGCCTCGCCGTCTGGCGCTGCGCTCTGCCGCCCGCGGCGGCCGAGGTGCCGCGTGGCCTGCTCGGCGGCCGACGCCGGCGGGAACACCGAGCCGGCGTGGGCCAAGGGCGCTGGCCGCCTCGCGTGCGGCGTGCTGGCGGCCTGGGCCGTCGCGTCCGCGTCCAATccggtcattgccgccagccagGTTGGTGAATATCCGTCTTTTTTATCACATATTCGCGTTGCGGGCTGGGGTGCAATTTCTTCTGGAATGTAGTTTTTATCGATAACGTCACGTTGCATTAGGCAGTGAAAGGGAGCTATTGCTGGGATGGAATTTTTAACCTCTGTTAAATGTTAGTCTCGGTCTGGGTCACTGGGTGTGATTTTTCTGATTGAATTGAATCGGCCTCACATTTTGCGATCTGATAGCAGGCATAGTCACTATTTACTGTTTCCCTTAATTCAGTTCAGAATAAGTTGCTGTAAAATATGTAGAGCTGTCCATTGAAAATTTCTTTACAAGGAAAACAATAACTAGTTAAGTACAAGATGTTTTTCCTTAATAAAACCGTTGGAAGATTTTGAGGGTTCTGTTAAAACAGGTATTGGTACTCACTACTCAAGAGTTAATTACAAGGTATTTTTTCATGGTGATAAAATCGGATCAGTCTCACGAGTTTGAGCTGTTCCAGTTAAAGAATATATAGTACAGCTACCGCAGCATTTGATGTGGGCTACTGCAACATGCCAACATCAGTTATTGAAGCTCAGCACGTTATTCAATTCAATTTTCTATATGTTCTGAAAAGCACCTGAAATTTAGCATCACTTGCGCTCAATCTAAAGCTAGAAATAAATTCTGTTCTTGGTTAGTCTTATGAGACTTCAGATTGGCATTGCATCTTCAAAAGTGGGTTCTGGTACTGTGGCACAGCTACAGAGAAGAGGGGAATATTTGTGGAGAAATAACTATTGTGCTCTATTTGGTGATCTGATTAACCGGATGAAGCATGGCCATTTTCACTTTGCTTAGGTTGAGTTGTGAACTATGAATACATTTTACTCCctttgttttaaattataagacgttttggcttttctagtatctagacatagtatatatctaagactgtctccaacaaccgcGACCCAAAATATAAGACGCATTCGTCTTTTGGGTAGCccctatttttggtcttctccaacaacaagacctaaaagaaaactctttctgcaaatgggtctccaggagagagaatactcagatttgggttatgcctcttctggcacctaaaatgggtcttccatataagtactctgttggaggctataggtattatgttggagacccattttgggtttAGGTTCCGCAATGGGTCTCCTGGAGACAgcctaagtgcatagcaaaagatatgaatctagaaaacacaaaacgttttataatttggaatggaggaaataCTATTTTAGCTTTAAGACAGAATTATTCTTCATTTTCTTTTTGATCCTGTAAGTGTGAACTGAATATACAGTCAGTCTACTCAGCATCTTCGGAAGCCTCATCATAAATCTAGGACTTCTTTTCCTTACTACAGTGCTGAATTACTTTACTGACATTACATTATTCACTGTTTGCTTTATTTTGTTAGAGATTGCCTCCACTCTCAACGGAGCCAAACCGATGTGAGCGTGCATTTGTGGGGAACACAATTGGTCAAGCAAATGGGGTGTATGACAAGCCCCTTGATCTCCGGTTCTGTGATTACTCGAACGAGAAAACTAATCTAAAAGGCAAGTCTTTAGCTGCAGCATTAATGTCCGAGGCAAAGTTTGACGGCGCTGACATGACTGAAGTTGTCATGTCCAAAGCTTATGCTGTTGGTGCAAGTTTCAAAGGTACTAACTAATTGTGCACCTCTTTTTTTAAGGAAAAATTGCTCAGCTTATTTTGTTGTTCTTGTTCACTCCACAATATTGCTGAATTGTTTTACTTATACTGTAATACAGTAATACTGAATGAACAGAATGGTATGCTCTTCTGGTTCAAATGCTTTTTCAGGAACCGACTTCACGAATGCAGTGATAGACCGTGTCAATTTCGAGAAGGCCGATCTCACAGGGGCAATCTTCAAGAACACAGTTTTGTCAGGATCGACCTTTGATGATGCGAAGATGGACGATGTCGTGTTTGAGGACACAATCATTGGCTACATTGACCTTCAGAAGCTATGTAGAAACACAAGTATCAACCCAGACGCGAGATTGGAGCTGGGCTGTAGGTGATTCAACAGAGTTCATCCCTATGGTTCAAGTTAATATGTCGATATCGTCCTTTAAGTGTTCATGCCTGTCTATAGAGCCACCATAACAAGACGCGATCCTCGCAGAAAGACGTGATGCCGATTTTCTCCATATCTATGTATCTATCGATCTATGTACAAACCTCTGTATATCTCAAATATCAGCAGCAATGTAACCATGCTTCTTAGTTCTTACACTTGCAAACTCAAGCaccacatatatacatatatataaaaggAAGCACTATGGTTTCCCCACACgcatattattattattgttcatTCACAATGCAGTTATAATAACATTACTATCTCATGATGGAACCATGCCATGGAATGGAAAGATGCATGGATGCTTTATTCTACATACTACTAGTACTAGCATCACACACGCTCTAACATGCGCTAGCTTCGCCaaccttatttgtttgcctcctGGTCCTGGGTTGGCTCCTTGATGCGCATCCATCTACTAGTATACTGGAAAACTGGCCCCTACAAGGGCCGATGCTGCTCATGGATGATACTATGCTTGCTGTATAGCCATTGCCGGGCACGCGGAACCAAGACGCACCATCTAAATGGCCGGCCCGCCGCCGGGCACTTGCCGGTGGTAAGGTCTTTTCTTCTtgtcttgtttggatgcattGTATTTCCGATCGAAGTGCTGCGGTTCATTCGACTTCGTTGCCGTTGTTCTGCTTGCCGCTGTCGATGAGGCAGGTCTCGACGCCGCCGGTCATCCAGAGGAACCACGCGTAGCTGCTCCGGTGGTGGCTGCTCTCGGGCTCCTCGTCGATGGCGCCGGTAAACATGTCCTCCGCGCCGCCCATGTCGCCGCGGGCGTGCCAGAGGAACATGCCGTACCTCCGCATCGCTTCGCCGTCCGGTGGTTCGGCGGCCACCGCCTGCTTGAAGTACATCTCCGCCCTGTCGTCACATGTGTGCCGTGATCACGCGTAAGAAACCAAGATTCCTAACAGGTTGGTTAATTAGATCGTGATTGAATGAAGGGTCGCATttgaaagcatgcatgcatgcatgcgccaAGAGGCACCTGTTGATGTCCTTGTCGAACTCGTAGAGGAGCTGCGCGTAGTTGGACAGGATGAGCGAGTTGGCGCCGCCTGAGGCGATGATCCTCTCGTACTCCGCCTTCCGACGCCGCGCGCGGGCGCTGTCGATCTCCTTGATCTCTTCCTCGTCGAGTTCCTCCTGGCCGTAGCTGTCCCCGAACAGGCCGCCGCCATGCAAGATGCCGATCTGGCCCCACAGCTCCTTCTCCATGTCCGCCTCCACCAGCTCCGGCATGTCGTCCTCGGGTGGTTCCTCCGCCGCGTCCCCGTTGCCGTCGGGGCGGTCAGCCTCTGCTGCGTTCCCCGACGACGCCTCGGGCTTCTTCGCCTCCATGCGGCCCCTCTCCGCCTCCACGATTGTGCCGAGGCAGCAGGCGACCATCCCGAGCAGCCCGACGGCGAGGTCCGGCGACTGGAGGTGAACCTTGCTGAAGACCCACGCCACGGCGCCCCCGGCGCCACGCGCGGCCTCGGCGGCGCCCCCAGCCGCCGCTCCCTGGACGGCCTCCACGGCCTTGACAAGGGCCGCCACGGCGCACCCGGCCGCGCTCGTGGCCATCGCCCGCGTCACCCCTCGCTGCGCCGCCGCCTGCTTCCTCCTGGCCTGGATGGCGCGCAGCGACGCCGGCATCGCGGCCATggacggcggctgctgctggtcGTCCCCGGCGCCACACGCCGCGGGCCTGAAGGACCGCGCGTTCTTCCGCTCCCCGGCCCTCGCGGGCGCCGggaacgccgccagcgccaaCGGGACGCTCCTGGGCATGGCGACCACGCTCGCCGGCGTCATCCTCGCGACCCACCGACAACGCAACGCAAGGGACTCTCTCGAACGGAAAGGTTGCTGTGTTGGTTAGGAACGGAGCCTCCAACCGAAGGCGGAGTGGAATGGCGATCTAGCTTGCGCTtgcggagagagagggagaggcaaTGGCGGCATTTATAGGCCCCCCGGGCCGTGCCACGTCGGGGAAGGGTCGTGCTCCTGGACGATGCGTGCCTTGCGCGCCAGTTCGGGCCAGTTCAGCGCCTGCTTAATTTCGTCGCGGAGCAAGGGGAAAAAAGGCTCGGCCGCGCGCTGCTCTCGGCGAGGGTCGTTTTGGCCGCGCGCGGTGGCAGCACCCGCTCGTGTGACGCGCACGGCGATCTGGCGTGGCACTGCAGACTGCACGGGAACGTGTCCTTTGCCGATGCGAGCAGAGAACTGGCCGGAGAGGAATACCGGGAAAGGATAAATCAATCACTTGCAAAATTAATTAATATATTATTCCTGTATTGAAGAAATTATATattgtttattttattttatggaAAACAGCATTGAATAAATTACTCGAGGTTGCTGCGGCATGTGATAGTGCTCTGCGTTCCAAGTTACGCGTCGTTTATGTAGCATTGTCACTGCCCGGGATTTATAAGAAAACTTGAAACGATTCTTAACATGACTTGGATTGATTGTTTTAGATTATAATTCTTTTCTTATAACGAAACTAATTTAATTATCTTATATCACCATGGTCCATTGTGTGTCATGCGATGTGCGTACACGAAACCAATGCTACGAGGTTGGATTGCTCGATAAGAGTATCTGTGCGGTTGTGGCATTACACGTAAAAAGGGAAAAACAAATGTGTGGTCTATTGTTGCTTCTAACAATCTGACGTGAGAGAATTGTCGTACGTTGCGTTGTCGTATTAGCCTATATTGATCTAGTAGAATCAAAGATAACTATGAGTTGGCATTGATATTCATACTAAACCCAGTTGTGATGCAAGAAACAAAATGCAGAAGTTGTACAAAATAGGGTACACTGTGCACCAAACCAACACTACGGATTGGATTGCACGTTAAGTGTTAGATGTATGGTTGTCGCATTACACGTCAAAAGAAGGAATCAAATATGTGGTGCAACGTGGGCTTCCATTGTCTGACATGACGACTTGGATTGATTGTTTTAGATTATATTTCTTTTCATTTAGCAAAACTAGTTTAATTATCTTATATTTATCATGCTCCATTGTGTGTCATGCTACGTGCATACACAAAACCAATGCTACAAGGTTGAATTGCACGATAAGTGCATGATGTGCGGTTGTGGCATTACACGTAAAAAGGGGAAAACAAATGTGCGCggtccattatcacttctaacaaTCTGACGTGTGAGAATTGACATATGTTGCATTGTCGTATTAGCCTATACTGATCTGGCAGAATTGAAGATAACTATGAGTTGGCATCTATATTCTCACTAAATTGAGTTATTGATGCAAGAAACGACACGCAGAAGTTGTACAAAATAGGGTGCATTGTGCACCGAACCAACGCTACAGGTTGGATTGCGCATTAAGTGTAATATGTATGGTTGTCGCATTACACATCAAAAGAAGGAATCAAATACGTGGTGCAGCGTGGGCTTCCACTATCTAATGTAGGATGATTAGCATATGTTACGTATATTGATCTAGTTGTTGGCGCTGCTAGACTAGGGGTCCCACCTAACACACGATGGCCATGACCCAGTGCCCCTATAGCTTTGGTTCAACCAATGAAAATGGCGTGGTAGTTAGGCCAACCAGGACCCAAAAGGGTCCTTGGCGATCGACCACCTAGGGAGGGAGTGTGCTTGGCCAAGGATGCCCCGCGCCAAGTATTCCTGTACCGAGTATAGGACTAGGTCAGGCGGGCGGGTCCTTGGGAAGGTGCATGGAGATTTTAGAATTACGCCTTCTCATGTTCACGCTTGGGTTAGATCGACAAACTAAATGAGATGGAACGGTTGGAGAATGGGAGTGGACATATGCTATCATAATTACCTGCTCTTGTCCCATTCGTAGATATGAATCGGGTTCACTGGGTTGTTGTGCCTGCATCTCAACGGCTTGACTCCCAAGGCATGAGGACGACAAGGCAGCCCCCACAACATGACAAAAGGGCATGCCAACCGCGAGCTAGCACGCGTCAGAGAGGCATTTGTTAG
It encodes:
- the LOC136486599 gene encoding thylakoid lumenal 17.4 kDa protein, chloroplastic-like, with protein sequence MASSSCLASPSGAALCRPRRPRCRVACSAADAGGNTEPAWAKGAGRLACGVLAAWAVASASNPVIAASQRLPPLSTEPNRCERAFVGNTIGQANGVYDKPLDLRFCDYSNEKTNLKGKSLAAALMSEAKFDGADMTEVVMSKAYAVGASFKGTDFTNAVIDRVNFEKADLTGAIFKNTVLSGSTFDDAKMDDVVFEDTIIGYIDLQKLCRNTSINPDARLELGCR
- the LOC136486593 gene encoding uncharacterized protein, which gives rise to MTPASVVAMPRSVPLALAAFPAPARAGERKNARSFRPAACGAGDDQQQPPSMAAMPASLRAIQARRKQAAAQRGVTRAMATSAAGCAVAALVKAVEAVQGAAAGGAAEAARGAGGAVAWVFSKVHLQSPDLAVGLLGMVACCLGTIVEAERGRMEAKKPEASSGNAAEADRPDGNGDAAEEPPEDDMPELVEADMEKELWGQIGILHGGGLFGDSYGQEELDEEEIKEIDSARARRRKAEYERIIASGGANSLILSNYAQLLYEFDKDINRAEMYFKQAVAAEPPDGEAMRRYGMFLWHARGDMGGAEDMFTGAIDEEPESSHHRSSYAWFLWMTGGVETCLIDSGKQNNGNEVE
- the LOC136486583 gene encoding uncharacterized protein, encoding MNGINANGGILSYGNMEGYAMWVATGVASAFFASLERCSCIHLHTAEDDGDYDEEEDLEEANRSFARPPQAIPEYYYDRSGSSASFATAKM